In the Insulibacter thermoxylanivorax genome, one interval contains:
- a CDS encoding RluA family pseudouridine synthase translates to MGGVSLVQILYEDNHILVAVKPPNMLSQEDASGDPDILSILKQDIKVRYNKPGNVYLGLVHRLDRPVGGVMVFARTSKAASRLSDQVRRRDVHKRYWAIVYGRPPRRTERLEHYLVKNHRTNMVSVTSNPLQGKSAILTYHCLDTIDPFSLLDIELETGRPHQIRVQLSQIGCPIFGDQRYGRDVNQAGQQIALWSYRLQFTHPVKKEPMQFTSMPPDAYPWNLFDLHNVLI, encoded by the coding sequence ATGGGAGGAGTGAGCTTGGTACAGATCTTATACGAGGACAATCACATCTTAGTCGCTGTTAAGCCGCCGAACATGCTCAGTCAGGAAGATGCCAGCGGCGACCCGGACATCTTGTCCATTCTTAAGCAAGATATCAAAGTGAGGTACAACAAACCGGGCAATGTCTATCTCGGTTTGGTGCATCGTTTGGATCGCCCCGTCGGTGGCGTCATGGTGTTCGCAAGAACGTCCAAAGCCGCCTCGCGGCTGTCAGATCAAGTGCGCAGACGGGATGTACATAAGCGATATTGGGCGATCGTCTATGGTCGTCCGCCCCGCCGTACAGAACGGCTGGAACATTATCTGGTTAAGAACCACCGTACGAATATGGTATCCGTTACCTCGAATCCCTTACAAGGTAAATCAGCGATTCTAACCTATCATTGCCTGGATACCATCGATCCGTTCAGCTTGCTGGACATCGAGCTGGAGACGGGCCGGCCGCATCAGATTCGCGTCCAGCTGTCCCAGATCGGCTGTCCCATCTTCGGCGATCAGCGCTACGGCCGCGATGTGAATCAGGCCGGGCAGCAGATAGCCCTTTGGTCGTACCGTCTCCAGTTCACGCATCCTGTGAAGAAGGAACCGATGCAATTTACTTCCATGCCGCCGGATGCTTATCCTTGGAACCTATTTGATCTTCATAACGTTTTGATATAG
- a CDS encoding class I SAM-dependent methyltransferase, producing MFIAQDWKDYEVIDTGNGEKLERWGGIMLRRPDPLAIWPIQDQHGLWKQAAAWYHRSSSGGGYWEYTRKLPERWTIQYEELAFHVKPTNFKHTGLFPEQAVNWRWIMDKIRQADRPIRVLNLFAYTGGATLAAAAGGAAEVVHVDAAKNIVQWAKENAALSGLSDRTIRFITDDVLKFIQREQRRGRQYDAIIMDPPSYGRGPKGEIWKLEQHLYSLIEQCMKVLSPHPLFVLINSYTTIISPSLLHNLMTLTLHKQLGGKIITDEIGLPVTSSGLVLPAGILGRWEE from the coding sequence GTGTTCATAGCACAAGACTGGAAGGACTACGAAGTGATTGACACCGGCAATGGCGAGAAACTGGAACGATGGGGCGGCATTATGCTGCGGCGGCCGGATCCCCTCGCCATCTGGCCGATTCAAGATCAACATGGGCTGTGGAAACAAGCTGCCGCCTGGTACCACCGCAGTTCATCGGGGGGCGGATATTGGGAATACACAAGAAAACTGCCGGAGCGTTGGACGATTCAATACGAGGAACTGGCGTTCCATGTCAAGCCGACGAACTTCAAACATACGGGATTATTTCCAGAACAGGCCGTGAACTGGCGCTGGATCATGGATAAGATCCGGCAGGCGGACCGACCGATCCGCGTCCTGAATCTGTTCGCCTATACCGGAGGCGCGACTCTGGCAGCAGCCGCTGGAGGCGCTGCAGAAGTCGTTCATGTCGATGCAGCAAAAAACATCGTCCAATGGGCCAAGGAGAACGCCGCACTGTCGGGATTAAGCGATCGGACCATTCGCTTCATCACCGACGACGTGTTGAAGTTCATCCAGCGTGAACAGCGGCGCGGCCGCCAATACGATGCGATCATCATGGATCCTCCTTCTTACGGAAGAGGACCCAAGGGGGAAATTTGGAAACTGGAACAACATCTCTATTCCCTCATTGAACAATGCATGAAGGTACTGTCTCCGCATCCCCTGTTCGTGCTGATCAATTCCTACACGACGATAATCTCTCCGTCGCTGCTGCATAATCTGATGACACTCACGCTGCACAAGCAGTTAGGCGGCAAGATCATCACCGATGAGATCGGCTTGCCCGTCACATCAAGCGGTCTGGTGTTGCCGGCCGGAATCTTAGGTCGATGGGAGGAGTGA